One segment of Pseudomonas sp. FP2196 DNA contains the following:
- a CDS encoding DUF2256 domain-containing protein, whose amino-acid sequence MKKSQLPVKTCMTCGLPFTWRKKWARCWGDVRYCSERCRRSKLAKC is encoded by the coding sequence TTGAAAAAGAGTCAGCTCCCAGTCAAAACCTGCATGACCTGCGGCCTTCCCTTCACATGGAGGAAAAAGTGGGCACGCTGCTGGGGAGATGTACGTTACTGCTCGGAGCGCTGCCGACGCAGTAAACTTGCTAAATGCTGA